From the genome of Pelomonas sp. SE-A7, one region includes:
- a CDS encoding carboxymuconolactone decarboxylase family protein, which produces MSRKNYRAITSEVSSALTRLRAGIPETSRNFSALAQASTREGVLDRKTKELVAMALSVSARCDPCLGFHAEALVRLGCTRQELEEMLGVCVYMGGGPSLMYAAYALEAFEQFSSTPVTEPA; this is translated from the coding sequence ATGAGCAGAAAGAACTACCGCGCCATCACCTCCGAGGTCTCGTCGGCCCTGACCCGGCTGCGGGCCGGCATCCCGGAGACGAGCCGCAACTTCTCGGCACTGGCCCAGGCAAGCACCCGTGAGGGGGTGCTCGACCGCAAGACCAAGGAACTCGTGGCAATGGCCCTGTCGGTCTCGGCCCGCTGCGACCCCTGCCTGGGCTTCCATGCCGAGGCCCTGGTCCGCCTGGGCTGCACGCGTCAGGAACTCGAGGAGATGCTGGGCGTCTGTGTCTACATGGGCGGAGGGCCCTCGCTGATGTATGCCGCCTATGCGCTGGAAGCCTTCGAGCAATTCAGCAGCACGCCGGTCACGGAGCCAGCCTGA
- a CDS encoding redoxin domain-containing protein: MRRRELLLAMPFSGSALAAPAQRGERVAWPVVRLLDGQAWTPLEGHAQVVVFWSLDCAFCERHNAHVEKLHRAAQGRRLQLLGAARGGDAAALRKHMAARGWSFPVSLDVQPLAAALTVRRSVPVTVTVEASGRLRDMIPGEMFEADVMELLRLAP, translated from the coding sequence ATGAGGCGGCGCGAGTTGCTGCTGGCCATGCCTTTCAGTGGCTCGGCGCTGGCGGCGCCGGCGCAGCGAGGTGAGCGCGTGGCCTGGCCGGTGGTGCGCCTGCTCGATGGCCAGGCCTGGACGCCGCTGGAAGGCCATGCCCAGGTCGTCGTGTTCTGGTCGCTGGACTGCGCGTTTTGCGAGCGGCACAACGCCCATGTGGAGAAGCTGCACCGGGCGGCGCAGGGCCGGCGACTGCAACTGCTGGGTGCGGCCCGCGGTGGCGATGCGGCAGCGCTGCGCAAGCACATGGCGGCGCGCGGCTGGAGCTTCCCGGTCAGCCTCGACGTTCAGCCCCTGGCCGCGGCGCTGACGGTGCGGCGCAGCGTGCCGGTCACGGTGACCGTCGAGGCCTCGGGCCGGCTGCGCGACATGATTCCCGGCGAGATGTTCGAGGCCGACGTGATGGAGCTGCTCAGGCTGGCTCCGTGA
- a CDS encoding MBL fold metallo-hydrolase — MLIKRLLAGGLAALLALSAGAQVLTPVQVAPRAWMVQGESALGSSANRNFISNAAFVVTDEGVLVVDALGSPALAEELLTAIRRITDKPLRYVVVTHYHADHIYGLQVLKAAGAQVIAQTEGQAYLHSETANLRLKASRQDLFPWIDEQTQLVAADRWIAQPTTLKLGGLDFLLQPAGPAHTPEDLVVYVPQLKLLLAGDLVFRGRVPFVGQADSGRWIAGLDQLLGFGAEVIVPGHGPLSTTARADLQLTRDYLAYLRKTMGEAARDMEPFEEAYKRADWSRFEKLPLFGAANRINAYNTYLLMEREGR, encoded by the coding sequence ATGCTAATAAAGCGTCTGCTTGCCGGCGGCCTGGCCGCCTTGCTGGCCCTGTCGGCCGGAGCCCAGGTCCTCACACCGGTCCAGGTCGCGCCGCGGGCCTGGATGGTCCAGGGCGAGTCGGCGCTGGGCTCAAGCGCCAACCGTAACTTCATCTCCAATGCCGCCTTCGTGGTCACCGATGAGGGCGTGCTGGTGGTCGATGCGCTCGGCTCGCCGGCGCTGGCCGAGGAGTTGCTGACGGCGATACGGCGCATCACCGACAAGCCGCTGCGCTATGTCGTCGTCACCCACTACCACGCCGACCACATTTACGGCCTGCAGGTGCTCAAGGCCGCAGGCGCCCAGGTGATCGCGCAGACGGAGGGCCAGGCCTACCTGCACTCCGAGACCGCCAATCTGCGGCTCAAGGCCAGCCGCCAGGATCTGTTCCCCTGGATAGACGAGCAGACGCAGCTGGTGGCTGCGGACCGCTGGATCGCGCAGCCGACCACGCTGAAGCTGGGCGGCCTGGACTTCCTGCTGCAGCCGGCCGGTCCGGCCCACACGCCCGAGGATCTGGTGGTCTATGTGCCTCAGCTCAAGCTGCTGCTGGCGGGCGACCTGGTGTTCCGCGGCCGCGTGCCCTTCGTCGGCCAGGCCGACAGCGGTCGCTGGATCGCCGGGCTGGATCAGCTGCTGGGCTTCGGCGCCGAGGTCATCGTGCCCGGCCATGGGCCCTTGTCCACCACCGCCCGTGCCGACCTGCAGCTGACCCGCGACTACCTGGCCTACCTGCGCAAGACCATGGGCGAGGCGGCGCGCGACATGGAGCCTTTCGAAGAAGCCTACAAGCGCGCCGACTGGTCGCGCTTCGAGAAGCTGCCGCTGTTCGGCGCGGCCAATCGCATCAATGCCTACAACACCTATCTGCTGATGGAGAGGGAAGGGCGATGA
- a CDS encoding cytochrome C has protein sequence MTRVLLLCAALGFAAGAVQAQTQSQASETLRSRSLAATCANCHSTQGNAKGSMPSLAGRKEDELLKLLSDFRSGARPATVMHQIAKGYTEDQLRLVAKHFAALPAAKR, from the coding sequence ATGACACGAGTCCTTCTGCTCTGCGCTGCGCTGGGCTTCGCGGCTGGCGCCGTCCAGGCCCAGACCCAGTCCCAAGCCTCCGAAACCCTGCGTTCCCGCAGCCTGGCCGCCACCTGCGCCAACTGCCACAGCACGCAGGGCAATGCCAAGGGCAGCATGCCTTCGCTGGCGGGCCGCAAGGAGGACGAACTGCTGAAGCTGCTGAGCGACTTCCGCAGCGGCGCCAGGCCAGCCACCGTGATGCACCAGATCGCCAAGGGCTACACCGAGGACCAGCTCCGCCTGGTCGCCAAGCATTTCGCCGCCCTGCCGGCTGCCAAGCGCTGA
- a CDS encoding NAD(P)/FAD-dependent oxidoreductase gives MNSKQEASTIARRQILMGGLSLGSLALAGCAGMGQGPSIGRVVVIGGGFGGATAARYLRLWGGNVDVTLVERNAGFVSCPISNLVLGGHKQMADISLGYEGLRSLGVKLVQGEVVAIDATAKTVRLADGSALPYDRVVLSPGIDFMLDGIGGLRAALDSGQVLHSWKAGPQTAALRKQLLDMPDGGVVAISIPKAPYRCPPGPYERACMIASYLKAAKPRSKLLVLDANPEITSKKGLFEKAFKQHYDGLLEYRANAELKEVGGNGKLAKLEFEDVKADVLNVIPPQRAAELAVKAGVVNVNQRWAGVHWLTMESTAVPGVHLLGDAIFPGPGMPKSGHMANQQAKLAAAAIIQLLKGEAVNPAPVLMNTCYSFVTAAEVIHVASVHQYDAADKGFKPVPGSGGVSAAASELEGAYALSWAQNIWDDMLGGA, from the coding sequence ATGAACAGCAAGCAAGAAGCAAGCACGATTGCCCGCCGCCAGATCCTGATGGGCGGCCTGTCGCTCGGCAGCCTGGCCCTGGCCGGTTGCGCCGGCATGGGCCAGGGCCCATCGATAGGCCGCGTGGTCGTCATAGGCGGCGGCTTCGGCGGCGCCACGGCGGCCCGCTATCTGCGCCTGTGGGGCGGCAATGTGGACGTGACCCTGGTCGAGCGCAACGCCGGCTTCGTGTCCTGCCCGATCTCCAACCTGGTGCTGGGCGGCCACAAGCAGATGGCCGACATCAGCCTGGGCTACGAAGGCCTGCGCTCGCTGGGCGTGAAGCTGGTGCAGGGCGAGGTGGTGGCCATCGATGCCACGGCCAAGACCGTGCGCCTGGCCGACGGCAGCGCCCTGCCCTATGACCGCGTCGTGCTGTCGCCGGGCATCGACTTCATGCTCGATGGCATAGGCGGGCTCAGGGCCGCGCTGGACAGCGGCCAGGTGCTGCACAGCTGGAAGGCCGGCCCGCAGACGGCGGCCCTGCGCAAGCAGCTGCTCGACATGCCAGACGGCGGCGTGGTGGCCATCAGCATTCCCAAGGCGCCCTACCGCTGCCCGCCCGGCCCCTACGAGCGAGCCTGCATGATCGCCAGCTACCTGAAGGCCGCCAAGCCCAGGTCCAAGCTGCTTGTGCTGGACGCCAATCCCGAGATCACTTCCAAGAAGGGCCTGTTCGAGAAGGCCTTCAAGCAGCATTACGACGGGCTGCTGGAGTACCGCGCCAATGCCGAGCTCAAGGAAGTGGGTGGCAACGGCAAGCTGGCCAAGCTGGAATTCGAAGACGTCAAGGCCGATGTCCTGAACGTGATCCCGCCGCAGCGCGCCGCCGAGCTGGCGGTCAAGGCCGGTGTGGTCAACGTCAACCAGCGCTGGGCCGGCGTCCACTGGCTGACGATGGAATCCACCGCCGTGCCCGGCGTACATCTGCTGGGCGATGCCATCTTCCCGGGCCCCGGCATGCCCAAGAGCGGCCACATGGCCAACCAGCAGGCCAAGCTGGCGGCGGCAGCCATCATCCAGCTGCTCAAGGGCGAGGCGGTCAATCCGGCGCCGGTGCTGATGAACACCTGCTACAGCTTCGTCACCGCGGCCGAGGTGATCCACGTCGCCTCGGTCCACCAGTACGACGCTGCCGACAAGGGCTTCAAGCCGGTGCCGGGTTCGGGTGGCGTGTCGGCCGCGGCCAGCGAGCTGGAAGGCGCCTATGCCCTGTCCTGGGCCCAGAACATCTGGGATGACATGCTGGGCGGCGCCTGA
- the soxB gene encoding thiosulfohydrolase SoxB, protein MNLSKREFLQMLSAASVAGLNLGRHADADAAVAEQAFYDVPRFGQVSLLHMTDCHAQLLPIRFREPSVNLGLGSMQGRSPHLVGEALLKSAGLRPGSADAHAFSGLDFERASRRYGKVGGFAHLSSLVKRLRASRPGSLLFDGGDTWQGSATSLWTNAQDMVEACKLLGVDVMTGHWEFTYGMERVKEILDKDFKGKVDFVAQNVKTNDFGDPVFAPYVIREINGVPCAIIGQAFPYTPIANPRYLVADWAFGIQDENMQAMVDEARAKGAQVVVLLSHNGMDVDLKLASKVRGIDAILGGHTHDGVPVPVQVKNAGGTTLVTNAGSNGKFLGVLDFEVKNGKVTDFRYRLLPVFANMLKADPEMEALISKLRQPYEGKLNEKLAVTDGLLYRRGNFNGSWDQLIVDALLEVQGAEIAFSPGFRWGTSLLPGEAITRELMMDQLATTYSYATLTEMTGATIKTVLEDVCDNLFNPDPYYQQGGDMVRVGGLSYACEPGAAMGSRIQDMRLNGKPIEAGKTYKVAGWAPVSEEARSGKTMVWDLVEQWLKSQGHVKPRRINAPRLVGVQGNAGLTS, encoded by the coding sequence ATGAACCTGAGCAAGCGCGAGTTCCTGCAGATGCTGTCGGCGGCCTCGGTGGCCGGCCTCAATCTGGGCCGTCATGCCGACGCGGATGCCGCCGTGGCCGAGCAGGCCTTCTACGACGTGCCGCGCTTCGGCCAGGTGTCGCTGCTGCACATGACGGACTGCCATGCGCAGCTGCTGCCCATCCGCTTCCGCGAGCCCAGCGTCAACCTGGGTCTGGGCAGCATGCAGGGACGCTCGCCGCACCTGGTCGGCGAGGCCTTGCTGAAGAGTGCCGGCCTGCGCCCGGGCTCTGCCGACGCCCACGCCTTCAGCGGCCTGGACTTCGAGCGCGCCTCGCGGCGCTACGGCAAGGTCGGCGGCTTCGCCCATCTCAGCAGCCTGGTGAAGCGGCTGCGAGCCAGCCGGCCCGGTTCGCTGCTGTTCGATGGTGGCGACACCTGGCAGGGCTCGGCCACCTCGCTGTGGACGAATGCCCAGGACATGGTCGAGGCCTGCAAGCTGCTGGGCGTGGACGTGATGACCGGCCACTGGGAGTTCACCTATGGCATGGAGCGGGTCAAGGAAATCCTGGACAAGGACTTCAAGGGCAAGGTCGATTTCGTCGCCCAGAACGTCAAGACCAATGACTTCGGCGACCCGGTGTTCGCGCCCTATGTGATACGCGAGATCAACGGCGTGCCCTGCGCCATCATCGGCCAGGCCTTTCCGTACACGCCCATCGCCAACCCACGCTACCTGGTGGCGGACTGGGCCTTCGGCATCCAGGACGAGAACATGCAGGCCATGGTCGACGAGGCGCGCGCCAAGGGTGCCCAGGTCGTGGTCCTGCTCTCGCACAACGGCATGGACGTGGACCTGAAGCTGGCCTCGAAAGTGCGCGGCATAGACGCCATCCTCGGTGGCCATACGCATGACGGCGTGCCGGTGCCGGTGCAGGTGAAGAATGCCGGCGGAACCACCCTGGTGACCAATGCCGGCAGCAATGGCAAGTTCCTCGGCGTGCTGGACTTCGAGGTCAAGAACGGCAAGGTGACGGACTTCCGCTACCGGCTGCTGCCGGTGTTCGCCAACATGCTCAAGGCCGACCCGGAGATGGAGGCCCTGATCAGCAAGCTGCGCCAGCCCTATGAGGGCAAGCTGAACGAGAAGCTGGCCGTCACCGATGGCCTGCTCTACCGCCGCGGCAATTTCAACGGCAGCTGGGACCAGCTGATCGTCGATGCGCTGCTGGAAGTGCAGGGCGCCGAGATCGCCTTCTCGCCCGGCTTCCGCTGGGGCACCAGCCTGCTGCCCGGCGAGGCCATCACCCGCGAGCTGATGATGGACCAGCTGGCCACGACCTACTCCTATGCCACGCTCACCGAGATGACCGGCGCGACCATCAAGACCGTGCTCGAGGACGTCTGCGACAACCTGTTCAACCCCGATCCTTACTACCAGCAGGGTGGTGACATGGTGCGCGTGGGCGGCCTCAGCTATGCCTGCGAGCCGGGCGCGGCCATGGGCTCACGCATCCAGGACATGCGCCTGAACGGCAAGCCGATAGAGGCCGGCAAGACCTACAAGGTGGCCGGCTGGGCGCCGGTGTCCGAGGAGGCGCGCTCCGGCAAGACCATGGTCTGGGACCTGGTCGAGCAATGGCTCAAGAGCCAGGGCCATGTGAAGCCGCGACGCATCAATGCGCCGCGGCTGGTCGGCGTGCAGGGCAACGCCGGGCTGACGTCCTGA
- the soxX gene encoding sulfur oxidation c-type cytochrome SoxX, with protein MSKNKFKSLALIVVGTAAVVGCASLPSSAELDAQAQAMLKASFREEGIATMQRLDQDLGQKACSGAEAPSEAVSKQIEAESLASVKWPTGGQYLGDWKEGEKLAQNGRGMTWTDKSADPKGNGASCYNCHQIGPAEVSFGTIGPSLYNYGKLRGVKDVADPASAPIVQYTWGKLWNSKAYSACSNMPRFGHMKLLDEEQIRHLMALLLDPRSPVNQ; from the coding sequence ATGAGCAAGAACAAGTTCAAGTCTCTGGCCCTGATCGTCGTCGGCACCGCCGCCGTGGTCGGCTGTGCCAGCCTGCCCAGCTCGGCCGAACTCGATGCCCAGGCCCAGGCCATGCTCAAGGCCTCGTTCCGGGAAGAGGGCATTGCCACGATGCAGCGCCTGGACCAGGACCTGGGCCAGAAAGCCTGCTCCGGCGCCGAGGCACCGTCCGAGGCCGTCAGCAAGCAGATCGAGGCCGAATCGCTGGCCTCGGTCAAGTGGCCGACCGGCGGCCAGTACCTGGGCGACTGGAAAGAGGGCGAGAAGCTGGCCCAGAACGGCCGCGGCATGACCTGGACCGACAAGTCGGCCGATCCCAAGGGCAATGGCGCCAGCTGCTACAACTGCCACCAGATCGGCCCGGCCGAGGTCTCGTTCGGCACCATTGGTCCCAGCCTCTACAACTACGGCAAGCTGCGCGGCGTCAAGGACGTGGCCGATCCGGCCTCGGCGCCCATCGTCCAGTACACCTGGGGCAAGCTGTGGAACTCCAAGGCCTATTCGGCCTGCTCCAACATGCCGCGCTTCGGCCACATGAAGCTGCTGGACGAAGAGCAGATCCGCCACCTGATGGCCTTGCTGCTGGACCCGCGTTCGCCGGTCAACCAGTAG
- the soxA gene encoding sulfur oxidation c-type cytochrome SoxA, with the protein MRRGWLALCVALCSAAPALAQKTAADGIAEYRKLLADGNPAELFEAKGEDLWKQKRGPKNATLQACDLGKGPGVVKGAFVELPRFFADTGKVQDLESRLLTCMSTLQGLDAAAIAKTPFGRGEQSNMEALAAWVASESRGARMNLPQGHAEERRMYEMGKRAFYFRGGPMDFSCASCHGTEGQRIRLQDLPNLTKNPGDGIGFAAWPAYRVSSGELWSMQRRLNDCFRQQRFPYPGYASDVTVALGVYMGVNAKGAESIAPAIKR; encoded by the coding sequence ATGCGCAGAGGATGGCTGGCGCTGTGCGTGGCGCTTTGCAGCGCCGCACCGGCCCTGGCACAGAAGACGGCGGCCGACGGCATTGCCGAGTACCGCAAGCTGCTGGCGGACGGCAACCCCGCCGAGCTGTTCGAGGCCAAGGGCGAGGACCTTTGGAAACAGAAGCGCGGACCCAAGAACGCCACGCTGCAGGCCTGCGACCTGGGCAAGGGCCCGGGCGTGGTCAAGGGCGCTTTCGTCGAGCTGCCGCGCTTCTTCGCCGATACCGGCAAGGTGCAGGACCTGGAGTCGCGCCTGCTGACCTGCATGAGCACGCTGCAGGGCCTGGACGCTGCCGCCATCGCCAAGACGCCGTTCGGCCGCGGCGAGCAGTCCAACATGGAAGCGCTGGCGGCCTGGGTGGCCTCCGAGTCTCGTGGCGCCCGCATGAACCTGCCGCAGGGCCATGCCGAGGAGCGCCGCATGTACGAGATGGGCAAGCGCGCCTTCTACTTTCGCGGCGGCCCCATGGACTTCTCCTGCGCCTCCTGCCACGGCACCGAAGGCCAGCGCATCCGCCTGCAGGACCTGCCCAACCTGACCAAGAACCCCGGTGACGGTATCGGCTTCGCGGCCTGGCCGGCCTATCGCGTCTCCAGCGGCGAGCTGTGGAGCATGCAGCGGCGACTCAACGACTGTTTCCGTCAGCAGCGCTTTCCGTACCCGGGCTATGCCTCGGATGTGACGGTCGCCCTGGGTGTCTATATGGGCGTCAATGCCAAGGGCGCCGAATCCATCGCCCCGGCGATCAAGCGCTGA
- the soxZ gene encoding thiosulfate oxidation carrier complex protein SoxZ — MADPMRIRAQVTGDKVTVRVLMAHEMETGQRKDSAGKTIPAWYINEVSASLNGKVVMTAEWGPSVSKNPFMEFQIKGAKAGDKIGISWTDNKGEKRSDEAVVS; from the coding sequence ATGGCAGACCCTATGCGCATCCGGGCGCAGGTGACCGGCGACAAGGTGACCGTGCGCGTGCTGATGGCCCATGAGATGGAAACCGGCCAGCGCAAGGACAGCGCCGGCAAGACCATCCCGGCCTGGTACATCAACGAGGTCAGCGCCTCGCTCAACGGCAAGGTCGTGATGACCGCCGAGTGGGGCCCCTCGGTGTCCAAGAACCCCTTCATGGAGTTCCAGATCAAGGGCGCCAAGGCCGGCGACAAGATCGGCATCAGCTGGACCGACAACAAGGGCGAAAAGCGCAGCGACGAAGCCGTCGTCAGCTGA
- the soxY gene encoding thiosulfate oxidation carrier protein SoxY, with protein MISNRREMLATSAKVASLMLASGLFGGLAHASGPVAGKGAFDAKSLADVLKSLGLGAPAESKDVSISAPDIAENGAVVPLGVATTLGGVKQVMLLVEKNPAVLAAVFNVTPEIEPAFKARVKMGQSSNVFAVVVTNDNKVLFAQKEVKVTLGGCGG; from the coding sequence ATGATCTCAAACCGCCGCGAGATGCTCGCGACCAGCGCCAAGGTGGCGTCGCTGATGCTGGCCAGCGGCCTGTTCGGCGGCCTGGCCCATGCGTCCGGCCCGGTGGCCGGCAAGGGCGCGTTCGACGCCAAGTCGCTGGCCGACGTGCTCAAGTCGCTGGGCCTCGGCGCACCGGCCGAGAGCAAGGACGTCAGCATCAGTGCCCCCGACATCGCCGAGAACGGCGCCGTCGTGCCGCTGGGCGTGGCCACCACGCTGGGCGGTGTCAAGCAGGTGATGCTGCTGGTCGAGAAGAACCCGGCGGTGCTGGCCGCGGTTTTCAACGTCACGCCCGAGATCGAGCCGGCCTTCAAGGCGCGGGTCAAGATGGGCCAGTCGTCCAATGTGTTCGCCGTGGTCGTGACCAACGACAACAAGGTGCTGTTCGCGCAGAAGGAAGTGAAGGTCACGCTGGGGGGCTGTGGCGGCTGA
- a CDS encoding c-type cytochrome, with protein MSSCPERMKRWLLPVLALLLAASAAAQPRDLPGIGRAATPKEVAAWDIDVRPDFKGLPKGSGSVARGQEVWEAKCAQCHGIFGESGEVFNPLVGGTSADDIKTGRVARLDDKGYPGRTTLMKVATVSTLWDYINRAMPWTAPKTLSTEEVYAVTAFLLNLGGVVGDDFVLSDRNIAEVQARMPNRKGMTLDHALWPGKALGKPSKPDVQAQACMSHCPTEAAVASMLPEHARNAHGNLADQNRAVGAQHGVDTTRPAGAGSLPKPVATAAPVAAKPAAPMALLNKYSCTACHAVDNKLVGPPFREIAKKYAGRIDAEAYLAGKIRSGGSGVWGGVPMPPQSLGEAEAATIAQWLKAGALR; from the coding sequence ATGTCCAGTTGTCCTGAGCGCATGAAGCGCTGGCTGCTGCCTGTCCTCGCTCTCCTGCTGGCCGCTTCGGCCGCCGCCCAGCCCCGCGACTTGCCTGGCATTGGCCGCGCAGCCACGCCCAAGGAGGTCGCCGCCTGGGACATCGATGTGCGGCCCGACTTCAAGGGCCTGCCCAAGGGCTCGGGCAGCGTGGCCAGGGGCCAGGAGGTCTGGGAAGCCAAGTGCGCCCAGTGCCATGGCATCTTTGGCGAGAGCGGCGAGGTGTTCAATCCGCTGGTCGGCGGCACCAGCGCCGATGACATCAAGACCGGCCGCGTCGCCCGTCTGGACGACAAGGGTTACCCGGGCCGCACCACGCTGATGAAGGTGGCCACAGTCTCCACGCTGTGGGACTACATCAACCGCGCCATGCCCTGGACCGCGCCCAAGACCCTAAGCACCGAGGAGGTCTATGCGGTCACGGCCTTTCTGCTGAACCTGGGCGGCGTGGTGGGCGACGACTTCGTGCTTTCGGACCGCAACATCGCCGAGGTCCAGGCGCGCATGCCCAACCGAAAGGGCATGACGCTGGACCATGCGCTGTGGCCGGGCAAGGCGCTGGGCAAGCCGAGCAAGCCCGACGTGCAGGCCCAGGCCTGCATGAGCCATTGCCCGACCGAGGCGGCCGTCGCTTCCATGCTGCCCGAGCATGCCCGCAATGCCCACGGCAACCTGGCCGACCAGAACCGCGCGGTGGGCGCCCAGCATGGTGTGGACACGACCCGGCCCGCCGGCGCCGGCTCGTTGCCCAAGCCTGTTGCCACGGCCGCACCCGTTGCCGCCAAGCCGGCCGCGCCCATGGCCCTGCTGAACAAATACAGCTGCACGGCCTGCCATGCGGTCGACAACAAGCTGGTCGGCCCGCCGTTCAGGGAGATCGCGAAGAAATATGCCGGCCGCATCGACGCCGAGGCCTATCTGGCGGGCAAGATACGCTCCGGTGGATCCGGCGTCTGGGGCGGTGTTCCCATGCCCCCGCAGTCCTTGGGTGAAGCCGAAGCTGCGACGATCGCCCAGTGGCTCAAGGCCGGCGCCTTGCGCTGA
- the soxC gene encoding sulfite dehydrogenase, which produces MGQADKPGVPGRLIKAPENFIDAAGIRQVFAEAKAGRRSFLRNAFAVAGAAAAVPLVAAQTPPGGEGDPNILQLPEHGKGLGQPVATDGYGKPSKYEANVQRRQSPGLTQTAQASVSFAPLQSLFGIVTPSGLHFERHHQGWWDIDPSKHRLMINGSDPGLLKKAMVFTMDEIMRLPPVSRFHFIECGANSGMEWGNVAVPTVQYSHGMLSCSEFTGVPLRILLDLAGVDYRKARYVLAEGADGSSMTRTIPMELVESGEVLIAYGQNGEMLRPEQGYPLRLVVPGVQGVSWVKYLRRIEVGDQPWASKDEAVHYIDLMPGGLHRQYSSTQECKSVVTTPSGGQVLLDKGFYNISGLAWSGRGKVKRVDVSVDGGRNWRSARLEGPVMAKCLSRFNIDWVWDGKPALIQSRAMDETGYVQPNYRQLREVRGTRSIYHNNAIQTWLVQEDGEVRNVQLS; this is translated from the coding sequence GTGGGCCAAGCAGACAAGCCGGGAGTGCCCGGGCGCCTGATCAAGGCGCCCGAGAACTTCATCGATGCGGCCGGCATCCGCCAGGTCTTTGCCGAGGCCAAGGCAGGGCGGCGCAGCTTTCTGCGCAATGCATTTGCGGTCGCCGGTGCCGCGGCGGCAGTGCCACTCGTTGCCGCCCAAACGCCGCCAGGCGGCGAGGGCGATCCCAACATCCTGCAGCTGCCCGAGCACGGCAAGGGCCTGGGTCAGCCGGTTGCGACCGACGGCTATGGCAAGCCCTCCAAGTACGAAGCCAACGTGCAGCGCCGCCAGAGCCCTGGCCTGACTCAGACGGCCCAGGCCTCGGTCTCGTTTGCGCCGCTGCAGTCGCTGTTCGGCATCGTCACGCCCAGCGGCCTGCATTTCGAGCGTCATCATCAGGGCTGGTGGGACATAGACCCCAGCAAGCACCGCTTGATGATCAACGGTTCGGATCCGGGCCTGCTCAAGAAGGCCATGGTCTTCACCATGGACGAGATCATGCGGCTGCCGCCGGTCTCGCGTTTCCACTTCATCGAATGCGGCGCCAATTCGGGCATGGAGTGGGGCAACGTGGCCGTGCCCACGGTGCAATACAGCCACGGCATGCTCAGCTGCAGCGAGTTCACCGGAGTACCGCTGCGCATCCTGCTGGACCTGGCTGGCGTCGACTACAGGAAGGCCCGCTATGTGCTGGCGGAAGGGGCCGATGGCTCCTCGATGACCCGCACGATTCCCATGGAACTGGTCGAGAGCGGCGAGGTGCTGATCGCCTACGGCCAGAACGGCGAGATGCTGCGGCCCGAGCAGGGCTATCCGCTGCGCCTGGTCGTGCCCGGCGTGCAGGGCGTGAGCTGGGTGAAGTACCTGCGCCGCATCGAGGTGGGCGACCAGCCCTGGGCCAGCAAGGACGAGGCGGTGCACTACATCGACCTGATGCCAGGCGGCTTGCACCGCCAGTACAGCAGCACCCAGGAATGCAAGAGCGTGGTGACCACGCCTTCCGGCGGCCAGGTGCTGCTGGACAAGGGCTTCTACAACATCTCCGGCCTGGCCTGGTCGGGGCGCGGCAAGGTCAAGCGAGTGGATGTGTCGGTCGATGGCGGCCGCAACTGGCGCAGCGCGCGGCTGGAAGGCCCGGTGATGGCCAAGTGCCTGAGCCGTTTCAATATCGACTGGGTCTGGGATGGCAAGCCGGCCCTGATACAGAGCCGGGCCATGGACGAGACCGGCTATGTGCAGCCCAATTACCGGCAGCTGCGCGAGGTGCGCGGCACCCGCTCGATCTATCACAACAACGCCATCCAGACCTGGCTGGTGCAAGAGGATGGCGAGGTGCGCAATGTCCAGTTGTCCTGA
- the dnaQ gene encoding DNA polymerase III subunit epsilon, which produces MRQIFFDTETTGLLAEGGDRIIEVGCVEMVNRQLTGNNLHLYINPERASHEDALRVHGLTEEFLSDKPRFAQIAEELLAFLAGAELVIHNAPFDIGFINAELKRLGKPPITDTVGGVRDTLLMARDMFPGKANSLDALCKRLEVDNSNRKLHGALLDAELLAEVYIRLTRGQDALLMDEAGEGPSVAGELKLAAVDLSRFELPVTAATADELAAHEAVLADLDKASGGKRIWQ; this is translated from the coding sequence CGCCAGATCTTCTTCGACACCGAGACCACCGGCCTGCTGGCCGAGGGCGGCGACCGCATCATCGAAGTCGGCTGCGTGGAGATGGTCAACCGCCAGCTCACCGGCAACAACCTGCACCTGTACATCAACCCCGAGCGGGCCAGCCATGAGGACGCCTTGCGGGTCCACGGCCTGACCGAGGAATTCCTGTCCGACAAGCCCAGGTTCGCCCAGATCGCCGAAGAGCTGCTGGCCTTCCTGGCCGGCGCGGAACTGGTGATCCACAACGCGCCGTTCGACATCGGCTTCATCAATGCCGAGCTGAAGCGCCTGGGCAAACCGCCCATCACCGACACCGTCGGCGGTGTGCGCGATACCCTGCTGATGGCGCGCGACATGTTCCCCGGCAAGGCCAATTCGCTGGATGCGCTTTGCAAGCGGCTGGAGGTCGACAACTCCAACCGCAAGTTGCACGGCGCCTTGCTGGATGCGGAACTGCTGGCCGAGGTCTATATCCGCCTGACCCGCGGCCAGGACGCGCTGCTGATGGACGAGGCCGGCGAAGGCCCGTCGGTCGCCGGCGAGCTCAAGCTTGCTGCGGTGGACCTCAGTCGCTTCGAATTGCCGGTGACCGCGGCCACGGCCGACGAGCTGGCGGCCCACGAAGCCGTGCTGGCCGATCTCGACAAGGCCTCGGGCGGGAAGCGCATCTGGCAATGA